The nucleotide sequence ATAGTGGTAACGTTCATCGTTTGCAAGTTCCAGAAATATCCTCTTATGCTCTCGGTTTTCGACATTTTTTTCAAGGTATAAATATATCTCTTCTGCAAGTTTTTCGGCTTCCATTGCGATTTCAAGAATATTCTTCAGTTTATATTCTCTCTCTTCAAATGTCTTTTTCCAGCTCTCAATTTTGATGTCTCTTGGTTCTTCATTTGGGAAAAGAGTTTTAAAAATCTCCATAACTTTCATATCATGGGATTTCTCCATCTCAATGAATTCTTTAAATTTTTCTTTATGATATGGGCTGGGGATGTTCTCATAAAGGAAGGTGTAAAGTTCCGTCGCGTCTCTCTCCCCTTTGATGATATAGCTCAGAATATCCTTAAGGGGCATTTTAGTAATTTGTGCTAGAAGTTCCTTTACTTTTTCTTCAATTTCAGCTTTTTTCATAAAAACATCCAATGGAGTTTCCATAATTGCCCCCTCGTCATTATAATATTTTTCCACTTTAAAATCTTTTTTTGCTAAATTTCATCCAACTTTCAAAAATTCTAAGAAAAAATTTGTTAAATAAAATACCGGAGCACTAAGCTATTGTTTATATTTCTCAAAAAGCTTTTTGAGCAATATGCTATGTTGTTCTTCATTGTTAGCT is from Thermococcus paralvinellae and encodes:
- a CDS encoding ferritin-like domain-containing protein, yielding METPLDVFMKKAEIEEKVKELLAQITKMPLKDILSYIIKGERDATELYTFLYENIPSPYHKEKFKEFIEMEKSHDMKVMEIFKTLFPNEEPRDIKIESWKKTFEEREYKLKNILEIAMEAEKLAEEIYLYLEKNVENREHKRIFLELANDERYHYDFVSKEYEIYEKAKAEEELQKLIKELMKDKEKKNNHSAGA